The following proteins are co-located in the Fimbriiglobus ruber genome:
- the ptsP gene encoding phosphoenolpyruvate--protein phosphotransferase: METRRGIAVSPGVAIGPALVLDTEGVVISHRTVPQEQTEAEVVRVGAALAAAADDARDRERDITDRLGQSVGAIFHGHAFLYEDPGLRRDIEALIRTQRYSAEYAASKAVRGLIRRFDEMPADGPMARLKADFLDLEKQVLGKLMGAPATNGPIPLAGDAVIILAGDLTPSETAQLDPQIVHAFATESGGPTSHTAIMAGALEIPAVVGIGRFLSDVSIGDTVIVDGTRGLLILDPDEATLERYTAARAAQEAGGQADNLRDVAPVTRCGTRVLLLGNIEFPHEAPHCLDRGAEGVGLYRTEFLYVNKTADPTEAEHYEAYKSVLTALGPDRPVVIRTLDIGADKFSAVSGLLSAEKNPFLGLRSVRLCLKNLVLFKTQLRAILRASVYGDARLMFPMVSTVMELRQCKSLLAEVKEDLEEARIPFKPDLPIGTMIEVPSAALIADVLAREVDFFSIGTNDLVQYTLAADRNNENVAGLYNPADPAVLRLMKMVCDAAATENITVNVCGEMSGEPLYVPLLIGLGIRQLSATPRKIPELKRTIRNLTVADAERIARESMRMETAREVTTYLREQLRRILPDAAD; the protein is encoded by the coding sequence ATGGAAACCAGACGCGGGATCGCTGTCTCTCCCGGGGTCGCCATTGGCCCGGCCCTGGTGCTCGACACCGAGGGGGTGGTCATCTCCCACCGGACCGTCCCCCAGGAGCAGACGGAAGCCGAGGTCGTCCGGGTCGGGGCCGCCTTGGCCGCCGCCGCCGACGACGCACGGGACCGCGAACGAGACATCACCGACCGGCTTGGGCAGAGTGTCGGGGCGATCTTCCACGGGCACGCTTTTCTGTACGAAGACCCGGGCCTGCGGCGGGACATCGAGGCGCTCATCCGAACCCAGCGGTACTCGGCCGAGTACGCCGCCAGCAAGGCCGTCCGGGGGCTGATCCGCCGGTTCGACGAGATGCCGGCCGACGGCCCGATGGCCCGCCTCAAGGCCGACTTCCTGGACCTGGAAAAGCAGGTTCTGGGCAAGCTGATGGGCGCGCCCGCGACCAACGGCCCGATCCCGCTGGCCGGGGACGCGGTCATCATTCTGGCCGGGGATCTTACCCCGAGCGAGACGGCCCAACTCGACCCGCAAATCGTCCACGCCTTCGCCACCGAGAGCGGCGGGCCGACCAGTCACACCGCGATAATGGCGGGCGCCCTCGAGATCCCGGCCGTGGTCGGGATCGGCCGATTCTTGTCCGACGTATCCATCGGGGATACCGTGATCGTCGACGGCACCCGCGGGTTGCTCATCCTGGACCCGGACGAGGCTACCCTCGAACGGTACACGGCCGCGCGGGCCGCTCAGGAGGCCGGCGGACAAGCCGACAACCTGCGGGACGTCGCCCCGGTCACCCGGTGCGGGACTCGCGTTTTGCTGCTTGGTAACATCGAGTTTCCGCACGAGGCACCGCACTGCCTCGACCGCGGGGCCGAAGGCGTCGGCCTCTACCGGACGGAATTCCTGTACGTCAACAAGACGGCCGACCCGACCGAGGCCGAACACTACGAGGCCTACAAGTCGGTCCTCACCGCGCTCGGGCCGGACCGGCCGGTCGTGATCCGGACCCTCGACATCGGGGCGGACAAATTTTCGGCCGTGTCCGGCCTGCTGTCCGCCGAGAAAAACCCGTTTCTGGGCCTGCGGAGCGTCCGCCTCTGCCTGAAAAATCTGGTCCTGTTCAAGACCCAACTCCGGGCGATTCTCCGGGCCAGCGTGTACGGCGACGCCCGCCTCATGTTCCCGATGGTCTCGACCGTCATGGAACTGCGGCAGTGCAAGAGTTTGCTGGCGGAGGTGAAGGAGGATCTGGAGGAAGCCAGAATCCCCTTCAAACCGGACCTCCCGATCGGTACTATGATTGAGGTGCCGTCCGCCGCCCTGATCGCGGACGTACTCGCCCGGGAAGTCGATTTCTTCTCGATCGGGACGAACGACCTCGTTCAATACACCCTGGCCGCCGACCGGAACAACGAAAACGTTGCCGGTCTTTACAACCCGGCCGACCCGGCGGTCCTTCGCCTGATGAAGATGGTGTGCGACGCGGCCGCGACGGAAAACATCACGGTCAACGTCTGCGGGGAAATGAGCGGGGAGCCGTTGTACGTCCCCCTGCTGATCGGGCTCGGCATCCGCCAGCTGAGCGCCACCCCGAGGAAGATTCCGGAGCTGAAGCGGACGATCCGCAACCTGACGGTGGCGGACGCGGAGCGGATCGCCCGAGAATCGATGCGGATGGAGACCGCCCGCGAGGTCACGACGTACCTGCGCGAACAACTGCGACGCATCCTCCCCGATGCGGCCGACTGA
- a CDS encoding TIGR03936 family radical SAM-associated protein: MLAEPSGEKIRLRFRKDGTLRLLSHLDLMRCAERMLRRAEVPFKSTAGFHPTPRLVFALSLPLGVVGANEVVEIELTSPLTAEDVRGRLNRQAPPGLVFTAARTVDMKASAVPRRAVYFLPLPPDRAASLPPVVAELLARDKIWADRIRPKPRRVNVKPYIRAATVRPDGLVLDLWVTGTGGAKADEIARLLGLGDVLDAGAVVERTDLEIHDETPPADDAPPAGPPETAPLEHAPAPAAGEEDDPAVGAATWGMSPNGPVVE, encoded by the coding sequence ATGCTCGCTGAACCCAGCGGCGAAAAAATTCGCCTCCGCTTCCGCAAAGACGGCACGCTGCGCCTGCTCAGCCACCTCGACCTGATGCGGTGCGCGGAGCGGATGCTTCGCCGGGCCGAGGTGCCGTTCAAGTCGACCGCCGGCTTCCACCCGACCCCCCGTCTCGTCTTCGCCCTCTCCCTCCCGCTCGGCGTCGTCGGCGCGAACGAAGTCGTTGAAATCGAACTCACCAGCCCGCTGACTGCCGAAGACGTCCGCGGGCGGCTGAACCGCCAGGCGCCGCCCGGGCTCGTCTTCACGGCCGCCCGAACGGTCGACATGAAGGCGTCCGCCGTCCCCCGCCGGGCCGTCTATTTTCTACCACTCCCTCCGGACCGGGCGGCCTCCCTCCCCCCGGTCGTCGCCGAATTACTCGCGCGGGACAAAATCTGGGCCGACCGGATTCGGCCGAAGCCCCGCCGCGTGAACGTCAAGCCGTACATCCGCGCGGCCACGGTCCGCCCGGACGGCCTCGTACTCGACCTGTGGGTTACCGGCACCGGCGGCGCGAAAGCCGACGAGATCGCCCGGCTACTCGGCCTGGGCGACGTCCTCGACGCCGGCGCGGTCGTGGAGCGCACCGACCTGGAGATACACGACGAGACACCACCGGCGGACGACGCGCCGCCGGCCGGGCCGCCCGAAACGGCCCCCCTGGAACACGCCCCGGCTCCGGCCGCAGGCGAGGAAGACGACCCCGCGGTCGGAGCCGCCACTTGGGGCATGTCCCCGAACGGCCCGGTCGTGGAGTGA